One window of the Halonatronomonas betaini genome contains the following:
- a CDS encoding ABC transporter ATP-binding protein — MKDNVLEVKNLKAYYDIMKGKVKAVDDITFNLKKGEILGLAGESGCGKSTLASTFIYRKKPLKYISGEVDLVGNKIMEMREKEFKKLRLNTISLIPQYALDAFSPTKKVKQYIFDLARQHGVKTDKNFLNKVKERFELVNLDESTLNRYSIELSGGMKQRVIMVISTILDPDFLIADEITSALDVSSQRFVATMLANLRDLEIIKSAIFITHDISILYQIADRIMIMYAGNLAEIGPTDDIIDNPCHPYTRALIDSLPKVGVQYKDNRLSGIKGTPPHLLEIGEGCRFRKRCSYEIDECKETPKREFVAADHFVACWRWKELGSDLNGEK; from the coding sequence ATGAAAGATAATGTACTAGAAGTAAAAAATTTGAAAGCTTATTATGACATCATGAAAGGTAAAGTAAAAGCTGTTGATGATATTACCTTTAATTTAAAAAAAGGGGAAATTCTGGGCTTGGCAGGTGAATCTGGGTGTGGTAAAAGCACACTTGCAAGCACATTTATTTATAGGAAAAAACCATTAAAATATATATCAGGAGAGGTTGATTTAGTAGGAAATAAAATCATGGAAATGAGAGAAAAAGAGTTTAAAAAACTACGTTTAAACACAATTTCTTTAATTCCGCAATATGCTTTAGATGCTTTTAGTCCTACAAAAAAAGTAAAACAATATATATTTGATTTAGCAAGACAGCATGGTGTAAAAACAGATAAGAATTTCTTAAATAAAGTTAAAGAGAGATTTGAATTAGTTAATTTGGATGAATCAACATTAAACCGTTATTCTATTGAATTATCGGGTGGTATGAAACAAAGAGTAATAATGGTAATATCTACTATTTTAGATCCAGACTTTTTAATTGCAGATGAAATCACCTCTGCATTAGATGTTAGCTCTCAACGTTTTGTTGCAACTATGCTTGCTAATTTAAGAGATTTAGAGATCATTAAATCAGCGATTTTCATAACTCACGATATATCTATTTTATATCAAATTGCTGATAGAATAATGATTATGTATGCTGGAAATCTTGCAGAAATAGGTCCAACAGATGATATTATTGATAATCCATGTCATCCGTATACAAGGGCTTTGATTGATTCTTTGCCTAAAGTTGGAGTTCAATATAAAGACAATAGGTTATCAGGTATTAAAGGAACGCCACCTCATTTGCTTGAAATTGGTGAAGGCTGTAGATTTAGAAAACGTTGTTCATATGAAATTGATGAATGTAAAGAAACACCTAAAAGAGAATTTGTAGCAGCAGATCACTTTGTTGCTTGTTGGAGATGGAAAGAGTTAGGAAGTGATTTAAATGGAGAAAAATAA
- a CDS encoding ABC transporter permease has protein sequence MFKDFWIRHENLYYALTNKKVIFGLTLVALVFLLAAFGPSISPYGYNEYAGEGYLPPSSDHYFGTTIDGRDVFTRTVYGLRSTLLVGAIAGTIATLIGCIVGFLSGYFGGTIFDETLMMLTNIFVVIPQLALLIVIAAFLEVRGVVAMAIIVAITAWPWTARAVRSQTLSLKNEEYVSLSKVSSLSVGRILREDIASNMFSYVFMVFILQVNGTMLATVQLEFLGLGPTRGITLGLVMQNAVIWNGIQLGMWWWAIIPGLILTIFITALYFINTGLDAAFNPRLREM, from the coding sequence ATGTTTAAAGACTTTTGGATTAGACATGAAAATTTATATTATGCTTTGACAAATAAAAAAGTAATCTTTGGTTTGACTTTAGTGGCTTTAGTATTTTTATTAGCAGCCTTTGGACCTAGTATATCACCGTATGGATATAATGAATATGCAGGAGAGGGCTATCTACCACCATCTAGTGATCATTATTTTGGTACTACTATTGATGGAAGAGATGTTTTTACTAGAACTGTATATGGATTACGCTCTACATTATTAGTAGGTGCTATAGCTGGAACAATTGCAACTTTAATAGGTTGTATTGTTGGTTTTTTATCCGGTTATTTTGGAGGAACGATTTTTGATGAAACTTTAATGATGTTAACCAATATATTTGTTGTTATACCACAACTTGCTTTATTAATAGTTATTGCAGCTTTTTTAGAAGTAAGAGGAGTAGTTGCTATGGCAATAATTGTTGCAATTACAGCTTGGCCATGGACGGCTAGAGCAGTTAGATCTCAAACATTATCACTTAAAAATGAGGAATATGTATCTTTATCTAAAGTTTCTTCACTTAGTGTAGGCAGAATATTAAGAGAAGATATAGCGTCTAATATGTTTTCTTATGTTTTTATGGTATTTATTTTACAAGTTAATGGAACTATGCTTGCAACTGTTCAACTTGAGTTTTTAGGGCTTGGGCCTACCCGTGGAATTACCTTAGGACTTGTAATGCAAAATGCAGTAATTTGGAATGGAATTCAACTTGGTATGTGGTGGTGGGCTATAATTCCAGGTTTAATTTTAACAATTTTTATTACTGCACTATATTTTATTAATACTGGACTAGATGCAGCATTTAATCCACGGTTGAGGGAGATGTAG
- a CDS encoding ABC transporter permease, translated as MGKYLRKKILMYAITFVLAVTINFLIPRMMPGDPIQSLLSRFSGMEGGREILENQLRLLFNLDQPLWRQYLGYWRSIFTLDFGISITHFPTPVMQIIKRAIVYDLAVLMPAIILSWIVGNKLGAYSGSNKRADNVTMPFFYFLASSPYFWMAGLVAFFLGVSLGLFPISGPYGSLQTPGLNLGFILSFLHHWFLPFFTMFLVQLGGWAIGMRNMIIYETSSNYSKYMETLGASNRLIRRYGFRNGVLPQVTGLALRIGRIVGGAITVQVVFNYPGLGRMMLNGVQSQDYFLIQGIFLTIIVMVLIANFIVDIIYMFIDPRVRLSFTEEE; from the coding sequence ATGGGCAAATATTTACGAAAGAAAATATTAATGTATGCAATTACTTTTGTATTAGCTGTAACAATAAATTTTTTGATTCCTAGAATGATGCCTGGAGATCCAATTCAATCACTTTTATCTCGGTTTTCAGGTATGGAAGGTGGAAGAGAAATACTTGAAAATCAGCTTAGACTATTATTTAACTTAGATCAGCCTTTATGGAGACAGTACTTAGGATATTGGCGATCAATATTTACTCTTGATTTTGGTATTTCAATTACTCATTTTCCGACACCAGTAATGCAAATAATTAAAAGAGCAATTGTGTATGATTTAGCTGTATTAATGCCAGCAATAATATTAAGTTGGATAGTCGGTAATAAACTAGGAGCATATTCAGGTTCTAATAAAAGAGCAGATAATGTTACAATGCCATTTTTTTATTTTTTAGCTTCATCACCATATTTTTGGATGGCTGGTTTAGTTGCTTTTTTCTTAGGGGTATCTTTAGGCTTGTTTCCTATTAGTGGCCCTTATGGTTCTTTGCAAACTCCAGGTTTAAACTTAGGCTTTATTTTAAGTTTTTTACATCACTGGTTTTTGCCATTTTTTACAATGTTCTTAGTCCAGCTTGGAGGATGGGCTATAGGTATGAGAAATATGATAATTTACGAAACAAGTTCTAATTATTCTAAATATATGGAGACTTTAGGTGCCTCAAACAGATTGATTAGAAGATATGGATTTCGCAACGGAGTATTGCCTCAAGTTACAGGTCTTGCTTTACGTATTGGAAGAATAGTGGGTGGTGCTATAACTGTGCAGGTAGTATTTAATTACCCTGGTTTAGGCCGTATGATGTTAAATGGAGTTCAATCTCAAGATTATTTTTTGATTCAGGGTATTTTCTTGACTATAATAGTCATGGTATTAATAGCAAACTTTATAGTGGATATTATATATATGTTTATAGATCCACGAGTAAGGCTTTCATTTACCGAGGAGGAATAA
- a CDS encoding ABC transporter substrate-binding protein → MKLNLKSILILTLALFITLGIQVHSETVELGPLEAEETLVMTGALWSPPSTWNILIPDSVRGTGGLVYETMFSYHPLNDEFTPWLAKSGEWVEDDVYLVEFREGIAWSDGVDFSAEDVVFTYELAKENDLYYSPVWDMLDSVVAEDDLTVRFTFDEPQYALWDSELYERYIIPEHIWSEVPSDELITRTMREPVGTGPYTYRSSEQDRMVWERDDNWWGIEVFGEPTPKNIVDLVGESNNVTMGMLMRGELDLSHNFLPGIQRIIEQFDLQTWFEEEPYMIPWNTVNLYMNTLTEPMDDVEFRKAMAYMVNPNTIVERVYGGLVEAANPTGLFGGGWGAYLDEEVVEEHGFEYDIEKAKEILDAAGYVDENGDGWRQMPNGDNIELELAVPSGWTDWMESVNVITNYAEEVGINIVSDFPDSSLFHNKRFNRDFDMILAHFETSITSSPFDYWNGVANSDIHGDQITQGNYGSYDNPELFEMIERFNKILDEDERQEIATEIQTILLQDMPTVPLWHNGMWMQATTNNWTNWPNENNPYGIPVSGGVSGFQIGMIQTLIGIEPAQ, encoded by the coding sequence ATGAAATTAAATTTAAAATCAATTTTAATTTTAACATTAGCACTATTTATTACTTTGGGGATACAAGTTCATTCAGAAACTGTTGAATTAGGTCCTTTAGAAGCTGAAGAAACATTAGTTATGACAGGAGCATTATGGTCTCCGCCGTCAACCTGGAATATATTGATTCCAGATAGTGTAAGAGGCACAGGTGGTTTAGTATATGAAACTATGTTTTCATATCACCCATTAAATGATGAATTTACTCCCTGGCTTGCTAAAAGTGGAGAGTGGGTTGAAGATGACGTCTATTTAGTTGAATTTAGAGAAGGTATTGCTTGGTCAGACGGAGTAGATTTTAGTGCTGAAGATGTCGTTTTCACCTATGAATTAGCTAAAGAAAATGACTTATATTATTCACCAGTTTGGGATATGCTGGATTCAGTTGTTGCTGAAGATGATTTAACAGTTAGATTTACTTTTGATGAACCACAGTATGCATTATGGGATTCAGAACTTTATGAACGTTATATTATTCCAGAGCATATTTGGAGTGAAGTTCCTTCAGATGAATTAATAACAAGAACAATGAGAGAACCAGTTGGAACTGGTCCATACACTTATAGGAGTTCTGAACAAGATAGAATGGTTTGGGAAAGAGATGATAATTGGTGGGGTATTGAAGTTTTTGGCGAGCCAACACCAAAAAATATTGTTGATCTTGTAGGTGAGAGTAATAATGTTACAATGGGAATGTTAATGAGAGGCGAGTTGGATTTAAGTCATAATTTCTTACCAGGAATTCAAAGAATTATCGAACAGTTTGACCTTCAAACATGGTTTGAAGAAGAACCATATATGATCCCTTGGAATACAGTTAACTTGTATATGAATACTTTAACAGAACCAATGGATGATGTAGAATTTAGAAAAGCTATGGCATATATGGTTAATCCAAATACAATTGTTGAAAGAGTTTATGGTGGATTAGTAGAAGCAGCTAACCCTACTGGCTTATTTGGTGGAGGTTGGGGTGCTTATCTTGATGAAGAAGTTGTAGAAGAGCATGGTTTTGAATATGACATCGAGAAAGCTAAAGAGATTTTAGATGCTGCAGGTTATGTTGATGAAAATGGAGATGGATGGAGACAGATGCCTAATGGTGATAATATTGAACTAGAACTAGCTGTTCCAAGTGGATGGACTGACTGGATGGAATCTGTTAATGTTATTACTAATTATGCTGAAGAAGTTGGAATAAATATTGTTTCTGATTTTCCTGACTCTTCATTATTCCATAATAAAAGGTTTAATAGAGATTTTGATATGATTTTAGCTCACTTCGAAACTTCTATAACTTCCTCACCTTTTGATTATTGGAATGGAGTTGCAAACAGTGACATCCATGGCGACCAAATAACTCAAGGTAATTATGGTTCATATGATAATCCAGAATTATTTGAAATGATTGAAAGATTTAATAAAATACTTGATGAAGATGAAAGACAAGAAATAGCAACAGAAATACAGACAATTCTTTTACAGGACATGCCTACTGTTCCTTTATGGCATAATGGAATGTGGATGCAAGCTACAACAAATAATTGGACTAACTGGCCGAATGAAAATAATCCTTATGGCATTCCTGTAAGCGGTGGAGTAAGTGGATTCCAAATAGGAATGATTCAAACATTAATTGGTATTGAACCGGCACAATAA
- a CDS encoding D-galactonate dehydratase family protein: MKIENIKVIVTSPGRNYVVVKIETDEGIYGIGDATLNGRELTVAETIEEYIAPILIGRNSDNIEDIWQYLYKGAYWRGGPVLMTALAGIDMALWDLKGKRCSRPVYSLLGGRSREKVLCYTHVSGDKFQEVKENALEKIAEGYKVLRVQVSIPGLNGTYGTVEDDARVLPFVETWDSKPYLKVIPELFKFLRAEIGDEVHLIHDSHERLQVPEAIRLAKELEEYNLFFLEDLLKPENIAGFEQIRNQTSIPLAMGELFNSKWEALPLIKNQLIDYIRCDLSHIGGITEAMKLAALAETFHLKTAWHGPADISPIAHLANLHVDYAVSNFGIQELAEFPEEVSAVFKGGPKFEDGYLTIPDRPGLGCDIDEEAAKKFPYKKAYLPVAESLDGSVHEW, encoded by the coding sequence ATGAAAATAGAAAATATTAAGGTAATAGTGACAAGTCCTGGTCGTAATTATGTAGTCGTTAAGATTGAGACTGATGAAGGTATTTATGGTATTGGTGATGCAACTTTAAATGGGAGGGAGCTTACAGTTGCTGAAACTATAGAGGAATATATAGCTCCAATTTTAATCGGTAGGAATTCTGATAATATAGAAGATATCTGGCAGTATTTATATAAAGGGGCTTACTGGCGGGGCGGCCCGGTTTTGATGACTGCTCTGGCAGGAATAGATATGGCGCTCTGGGATTTAAAAGGTAAAAGATGTTCAAGACCTGTTTATTCATTGTTAGGTGGTAGAAGCAGAGAAAAAGTTCTCTGTTATACACATGTTTCAGGAGATAAATTTCAGGAAGTTAAAGAAAATGCTTTAGAAAAGATTGCAGAGGGCTATAAAGTTTTAAGGGTTCAGGTATCAATTCCTGGACTGAATGGAACATATGGAACTGTAGAAGATGATGCCAGGGTACTTCCATTTGTGGAAACCTGGGATTCTAAACCATACTTAAAGGTTATTCCAGAGTTATTTAAGTTTTTGCGGGCAGAGATTGGCGATGAGGTTCATCTGATTCATGATTCCCATGAAAGGTTACAGGTTCCTGAGGCGATAAGACTGGCTAAGGAGCTTGAAGAGTATAATCTGTTTTTTTTGGAGGATTTATTAAAACCCGAAAATATAGCAGGATTTGAGCAGATCCGTAATCAGACTTCAATACCTTTAGCCATGGGAGAACTTTTTAATTCAAAGTGGGAGGCATTACCGCTTATTAAAAATCAGTTAATTGATTATATTAGATGTGATTTAAGTCATATTGGTGGAATAACTGAGGCGATGAAACTTGCGGCCCTGGCAGAGACTTTTCATCTTAAGACTGCTTGGCATGGTCCGGCAGATATATCTCCAATTGCACATCTGGCTAATTTACATGTAGATTATGCAGTTTCGAATTTTGGGATTCAGGAACTGGCTGAATTTCCAGAAGAGGTGTCTGCTGTATTTAAGGGAGGGCCTAAATTTGAAGATGGTTATTTGACTATCCCGGATAGACCTGGTTTAGGCTGTGATATTGATGAGGAGGCTGCAAAGAAGTTTCCATATAAAAAAGCTTATCTACCAGTAGCTGAGAGTCTTGATGGTAGTGTTCATGAGTGGTAA
- a CDS encoding FadR/GntR family transcriptional regulator, whose translation MDNAIKKLNLVDEVYERMKEKIVSREWEPGQKIPSENELAETYNVSRNTIRNAIQKLKGLNIVVTKQGEGTFLKEDLNSNLISNAIPTIFLNEKDIIDVLEFRSIIEKENARLAAIRANKSDIEEIEYSLNKMIENKNDYKEYTLWDYTFHLNIAKASKNKILYQTMLRLKDILLTHLKEMNKNGDFDKSIKGHKKLYFAIKNKDHDLAVKLSEEDNRERSKDLNI comes from the coding sequence ATGGATAATGCAATTAAAAAATTGAATTTAGTAGATGAAGTCTATGAGAGAATGAAAGAAAAAATTGTAAGTAGAGAATGGGAACCAGGCCAAAAAATACCCTCTGAGAATGAATTGGCAGAAACATATAATGTTAGTAGAAATACAATAAGAAATGCAATCCAAAAACTTAAAGGTTTAAATATTGTAGTAACAAAACAAGGAGAGGGAACATTTTTGAAAGAAGATTTAAATAGTAATTTGATTAGTAATGCAATACCTACTATATTTTTAAATGAAAAAGATATAATTGATGTTTTGGAATTCAGAAGCATTATTGAAAAAGAAAACGCTCGTTTAGCTGCTATTCGAGCTAACAAAAGTGATATTGAAGAAATTGAGTATTCATTAAATAAAATGATTGAAAATAAAAATGATTATAAAGAATATACTTTATGGGATTATACTTTTCATTTAAATATAGCTAAAGCATCTAAAAATAAAATATTATACCAGACTATGTTAAGGCTAAAAGATATTTTATTAACTCATTTAAAAGAAATGAACAAGAATGGTGATTTTGATAAAAGTATTAAAGGACATAAAAAACTTTATTTTGCAATTAAAAATAAAGATCATGATTTAGCTGTAAAGTTATCAGAAGAAGATAATAGAGAAAGGTCTAAAGATTTAAATATTTAA
- a CDS encoding IS256 family transposase: MAQLNITLNTELLHELFPKETKDQAFTKLLEEILNQVLLAQSAEQLGAAPYERSEQRTAYRNGFRDRDLTTRIGTITLRVPRHRNGEFSTSMFQRYQRSEQALILTMIEMVINGVSTRKIENVTEELCGKSFSKSTVSNLCKQLDPIVKAFQNRQLEKHYPFLVVDAIYLKVRENGRVRSKGLLIAKVINESGHREIIGFQMANSESETSWSDFFSYLQERGLADVDLVVSDNHKGLVKAIQKHFQGATWQRCQTHFSKNILDKTPKRLKAEVKAHLRSIYDARDINEARRLLAETLAKFERSAAKAMDLLEEGFEDILAVIGLPEKYRKRLRTTNSIERLNEEIRRRDRVIRIYPNEASAIRLIGALLIEHDEKWSTGRKYLDMEEYYDFLKQKKKAKTGFIA; the protein is encoded by the coding sequence ATGGCTCAATTAAATATTACACTAAATACCGAACTTTTGCACGAACTTTTTCCAAAAGAAACTAAAGACCAGGCATTTACAAAACTTTTAGAAGAAATACTAAACCAGGTTTTACTTGCTCAATCAGCAGAACAACTAGGAGCAGCCCCTTATGAACGCTCTGAACAGCGGACAGCATATAGAAATGGCTTCCGAGATCGGGATCTAACGACTCGCATAGGTACTATAACCTTAAGGGTTCCAAGACATCGCAATGGTGAGTTTAGCACTTCCATGTTTCAGCGTTATCAACGAAGTGAGCAGGCTCTCATTTTGACGATGATCGAGATGGTCATCAATGGAGTTTCTACCAGAAAAATTGAAAATGTGACTGAAGAACTATGTGGTAAAAGCTTTTCTAAATCAACTGTTTCAAATCTTTGCAAGCAGCTAGATCCAATTGTAAAGGCTTTTCAAAATCGCCAACTTGAAAAACACTATCCCTTCTTAGTTGTTGATGCTATTTATCTTAAAGTTAGAGAAAATGGACGTGTCCGCTCTAAAGGACTGTTGATTGCAAAAGTTATAAATGAATCAGGTCATAGAGAGATCATCGGTTTTCAAATGGCTAACAGCGAATCTGAAACAAGCTGGAGCGACTTCTTTAGTTATCTCCAGGAAAGAGGTCTTGCTGATGTTGATTTAGTTGTATCTGATAACCACAAAGGCCTGGTTAAAGCTATTCAGAAACATTTCCAGGGGGCAACCTGGCAGAGATGTCAGACCCATTTCTCTAAAAATATTTTAGATAAAACCCCTAAACGCTTAAAAGCAGAAGTAAAAGCCCATCTGCGTAGCATTTATGATGCCAGAGATATTAATGAAGCCAGGCGTCTTTTAGCAGAAACTCTGGCAAAATTTGAACGATCTGCTGCAAAAGCCATGGACCTACTAGAAGAAGGCTTTGAAGATATCCTGGCAGTAATAGGTTTACCTGAGAAATATCGCAAAAGGCTCAGGACTACCAACAGTATAGAGAGACTTAATGAAGAAATCCGTCGCCGTGATAGAGTAATTCGCATTTATCCTAATGAGGCTTCTGCAATCAGACTTATTGGAGCTTTGTTGATAGAGCATGATGAAAAATGGTCTACTGGCAGAAAATATCTTGATATGGAAGAATATTATGATTTCCTAAAACAAAAGAAAAAAGCTAAAACTGGCTTTATTGCTTAA
- a CDS encoding PD-(D/E)XK nuclease family protein, whose protein sequence is MEDKLLSLEQFLLDNEDFYKIDSILLQPNIFEILKVEKNENRHSNILSWLFNPRANHGLNDFFLRSFLKDIFSRYRHSINTNINFFDIEIIDFDDIEVRREWSRIDIFLLSRKNKLVIIIENKIDSGEHDNQLKRYYNIVDKEFKDYNKLFVYLTREGETPSDEENWYIYSYHSILKLLNMILKYRKNTLNQTTINFINQYKTILRRYIVGNSEIEKICRDIYEKHKQALDLIFQYKPDINLEISEKLKKMIMENSNLILDDSGKSYIRFITKKLDNIVPKEGEGWTTTKRILLLELVNREDKLYLKFLIGPGEDSIREKINKIVKQDTRLFNKANRKMGKKWFTIYKKGFLNKNDYEDTDTQTILDTVSDRVQTFLDNDLIKLESYIINQW, encoded by the coding sequence TTGGAAGATAAACTGTTATCATTAGAGCAATTTTTATTGGATAATGAAGACTTTTACAAAATTGATTCAATTTTGTTACAACCAAATATTTTTGAGATTCTTAAAGTTGAAAAAAATGAAAATCGACATAGTAATATTTTGTCTTGGTTATTCAATCCTCGAGCTAATCATGGTTTAAATGATTTCTTTTTGAGATCTTTTCTAAAAGATATTTTTTCACGTTATAGACACTCTATAAATACTAACATAAATTTTTTTGATATTGAAATTATAGACTTTGATGATATAGAAGTAAGGAGAGAATGGAGCCGGATAGATATTTTTCTTCTTTCAAGGAAAAATAAATTAGTAATTATTATTGAAAATAAAATTGATAGCGGTGAACATGATAATCAACTGAAACGTTATTATAATATTGTTGATAAAGAGTTTAAAGATTATAATAAATTATTTGTTTATTTGACGAGAGAAGGTGAAACACCAAGTGATGAAGAAAATTGGTATATTTATAGTTATCATTCAATATTAAAGCTATTAAATATGATTCTTAAGTATCGAAAAAATACTTTAAATCAAACTACCATTAATTTTATTAATCAATATAAAACAATTTTAAGGAGGTATATTGTGGGTAATTCGGAAATTGAAAAAATTTGTAGAGATATTTATGAAAAACATAAACAAGCCCTTGATCTTATATTTCAATATAAACCTGATATAAATTTAGAGATAAGTGAAAAGCTTAAGAAAATGATAATGGAAAATAGCAATCTTATCTTGGATGACTCTGGTAAGAGCTATATACGATTTATTACTAAAAAATTAGATAATATTGTACCCAAAGAGGGAGAAGGATGGACGACTACAAAAAGAATATTATTATTAGAACTAGTTAACAGAGAAGATAAATTATATTTAAAGTTTTTAATTGGACCTGGAGAAGATTCAATTAGAGAAAAAATAAATAAAATAGTAAAACAAGATACTAGATTATTTAATAAAGCAAATAGAAAAATGGGTAAAAAGTGGTTTACTATTTATAAAAAAGGGTTTTTGAATAAAAATGATTATGAAGACACAGATACTCAAACTATTCTTGATACAGTTTCAGACAGAGTTCAGACATTTTTAGATAACGATTTAATTAAATTAGAATCATATATTATAAACCAATGGTAA
- a CDS encoding antibiotic biosynthesis monooxygenase produces MVVYVLKYDIHPDKTDEFPEWGQSAIKRTLAVPGVKEFRAYRTTVGSNQIVCTYEFEDMASFSSWAESEECRKVNEETYAMGINLTSELWGPSQAAPEPIRPNE; encoded by the coding sequence ATGGTGGTTTATGTTCTGAAGTATGATATTCACCCGGATAAAACGGACGAATTTCCAGAGTGGGGTCAATCGGCTATTAAACGTACCCTTGCAGTTCCAGGAGTTAAAGAGTTTCGTGCATATCGGACAACTGTAGGTAGTAATCAGATTGTTTGCACCTATGAATTTGAGGATATGGCTTCTTTCTCTAGCTGGGCAGAAAGTGAAGAATGCAGAAAAGTTAACGAAGAAACCTATGCCATGGGTATAAACTTGACCAGTGAGTTGTGGGGCCCGTCACAGGCTGCGCCTGAACCTATCAGGCCAAATGAATAG